From Novosphingobium sp. 9, the proteins below share one genomic window:
- a CDS encoding DODA-type extradiol aromatic ring-opening family dioxygenase codes for MSQTSATLPAFYIPHGGGPCFFMADPAGVWTGMADFLRSLPERLPEAPRAILVVSGHWETDGFAFTGAERPGLIYDYYGFPAHTYEIAYPAPGAPALASQAAALLHAAGLKAGVDAQRGWDHGVFIPLAVAWPEANVPVVEMSLDRSLDPALHAAAGRALAPLRDQGVLILGSGMSFHNMRAYRNPQATAPSQVFDAWLGEAIAQPPLQREDSLSRWADAPNGRFSHPREEHLLPLMVAAAASEAQGEPVYGELVMETAISGYQFA; via the coding sequence ATGTCCCAAACTTCAGCCACCCTTCCCGCCTTCTATATCCCGCACGGCGGCGGCCCCTGCTTCTTCATGGCAGATCCCGCTGGCGTCTGGACCGGCATGGCGGACTTCCTGCGCTCGCTCCCCGAACGCCTGCCCGAGGCCCCGCGCGCCATTCTGGTCGTCTCGGGGCACTGGGAGACCGACGGCTTCGCCTTCACCGGCGCCGAACGCCCCGGCCTGATCTACGACTACTACGGCTTCCCGGCGCATACCTACGAGATCGCCTATCCTGCGCCGGGCGCTCCCGCGCTGGCCTCGCAAGCGGCAGCGCTGCTCCATGCGGCGGGGCTCAAGGCCGGGGTCGATGCACAGCGCGGCTGGGACCACGGGGTGTTCATCCCGCTCGCCGTGGCCTGGCCCGAGGCGAATGTGCCGGTCGTCGAAATGTCGCTCGACCGCTCGCTCGATCCTGCGCTGCACGCCGCTGCCGGACGCGCACTGGCACCCTTGCGCGATCAGGGCGTGCTGATCCTGGGCTCGGGAATGAGCTTCCACAACATGCGCGCCTATCGCAACCCACAGGCGACCGCACCCTCGCAGGTCTTCGATGCCTGGCTGGGAGAGGCCATCGCGCAGCCCCCGCTCCAGCGCGAGGATTCCCTGTCGCGCTGGGCGGACGCGCCGAACGGCCGCTTCTCGCACCCGCGCGAGGAGCACCTGCTGCCGCTGATGGTCGCTGCTGCCGCCAGCGAGGCACAAGGCGAACCTGTCTACGGTGAACTGGTGATGGAAACCGCGATCTCGGGTTATCAGTTC
- a CDS encoding DoxX family protein: protein MVCPTLSSALTPNAAYALTLQRVVLGGLFLAHAGLKLFVFTPAGTAAYFQSIGLPGPLAYVTMAVEILGGLALILGIYARIVALPLAVLLLGTIATVHGANGFFFNNTGGGWEYPAFWALSLIVLAIGGDGALALRPTPTNR, encoded by the coding sequence ATCGTCTGCCCCACTCTCTCTTCGGCCCTCACGCCCAACGCCGCCTACGCCCTGACGCTTCAGCGCGTGGTGCTCGGCGGCCTGTTTCTTGCCCACGCCGGACTCAAGCTCTTCGTTTTCACGCCTGCAGGCACGGCCGCCTACTTCCAGAGCATCGGCCTGCCCGGACCGCTCGCTTACGTGACCATGGCAGTCGAAATTCTCGGCGGCCTCGCGCTGATCCTGGGGATCTATGCCCGCATCGTCGCGCTGCCGCTGGCCGTGCTGCTGCTCGGCACCATCGCCACTGTCCATGGCGCCAACGGCTTCTTCTTCAACAACACCGGCGGCGGCTGGGAATACCCGGCATTCTGGGCGCTTTCGCTGATCGTGCTGGCCATCGGCGGCGACGGCGCACTGGCGCTTCGCCCCACGCCGACCAACCGCTAA
- a CDS encoding LysR family transcriptional regulator, whose amino-acid sequence MTSDRLTGIEVFVRAVRKGGLSAAARELRMSPAMASKHLNALEARLGVTLLHRSTRKLSLTAEGEAYLDRAERLLADFEEAEAEAAARSGEVRGLLRVSAPAAFGVLHMAPLVASFAHAHPAVTVELGLDDRFVDLLAERWDVAVRIGHLAESTLLARKLAPVRMSICASPDYLSRRGRPAGLDDLAAHDCLGYTLGALTGAVHWGFGPRGERQVPVNGSLHANNGEVLVRAALAGQGLVYGPRFFVAAHLERGALEEIDLGEPLLDLGAIHTVTHPARRPAARTRAFVAHLAMHIPQAARDW is encoded by the coding sequence ATGACGAGTGATCGGCTGACCGGAATCGAGGTCTTCGTGCGGGCGGTGCGCAAGGGCGGCCTGTCCGCTGCGGCCCGCGAACTGCGCATGTCGCCGGCGATGGCCTCCAAGCATCTCAATGCGCTGGAAGCCCGGCTCGGCGTCACGCTGCTGCATCGCTCCACCCGCAAACTGTCCCTGACCGCCGAGGGTGAGGCTTATCTCGACCGGGCCGAGCGCCTGCTGGCCGATTTCGAGGAGGCCGAGGCCGAGGCAGCGGCCCGCTCGGGCGAAGTGCGCGGGCTGCTGCGGGTTTCTGCGCCCGCCGCCTTCGGCGTGCTGCACATGGCCCCGCTCGTCGCCTCGTTCGCCCACGCGCACCCGGCGGTGACGGTCGAACTGGGGCTCGACGATCGCTTCGTCGACCTGCTGGCGGAGCGCTGGGACGTGGCGGTGCGGATCGGACATCTTGCCGAATCGACCCTGCTCGCCCGGAAACTCGCGCCGGTGCGGATGAGCATCTGCGCCTCGCCCGACTACCTTTCCCGACGAGGACGGCCTGCGGGGCTTGACGATCTCGCCGCGCATGACTGCCTGGGCTATACGCTCGGTGCGCTGACCGGCGCGGTGCATTGGGGCTTCGGCCCGCGTGGGGAACGGCAGGTGCCGGTGAACGGATCGCTCCATGCCAACAACGGCGAAGTGCTGGTTCGCGCGGCGCTGGCGGGGCAGGGGCTGGTCTACGGCCCGCGCTTTTTCGTGGCAGCGCATCTGGAGCGCGGCGCACTGGAAGAAATCGACCTCGGCGAGCCGTTGCTCGATCTTGGCGCGATCCACACCGTAACGCATCCGGCACGACGGCCCGCCGCGCGCACGCGGGCCTTCGTCGCGCATCTGGCGATGCACATTCCACAAGCGGCGAGGGACTGGTAA
- a CDS encoding endonuclease/exonuclease/phosphatase family protein codes for MKPLTLAFALVALMSTSLSAEIARDPAERWPTVDPDAHPAQIAILSYNVEGLPWPFAWNRGAAAHEITERLSEMRAEGTQPQVVLVQEAFGTAQRQIGMMAGYHYAAFGPGKHMDGAAVDEAAEREYLSHSHFWHGEGIGKFENSGLAVFSDYPILWTKKVAFGPSRCAGWDCLANKGALAVALAVPGQDRPVVVVDTHLNAAGDSDVKAKRQLAAYDGEVAVLAQFVQGLEADASAVVLGGDFNIGHYPQRGAMLGGALLDGAGLQMAAKENTCGAHCREPVMDDLNSTSLTSTKTLMAYRAAGNAAFAPVGDVQGFGKDPDGRMLSDHVGVMVHFALPPAKGAAAHTI; via the coding sequence ATGAAGCCGCTTACGCTTGCCTTTGCCCTTGTTGCCCTGATGTCGACCAGCCTGTCGGCGGAAATCGCGCGCGATCCGGCCGAGCGCTGGCCGACTGTCGATCCCGATGCGCACCCCGCGCAGATCGCGATCCTCTCGTACAATGTCGAAGGTCTGCCCTGGCCCTTCGCGTGGAACCGGGGCGCGGCGGCACACGAGATCACGGAACGTCTGAGCGAGATGCGGGCGGAGGGCACGCAGCCGCAGGTGGTGCTGGTGCAGGAGGCTTTCGGCACTGCGCAGCGCCAGATCGGCATGATGGCAGGCTATCACTATGCCGCCTTCGGTCCCGGCAAGCACATGGACGGTGCCGCCGTGGACGAGGCGGCGGAACGCGAATACCTCAGCCACAGCCATTTCTGGCATGGCGAGGGGATCGGCAAGTTCGAGAACAGCGGGCTTGCCGTGTTCTCCGACTATCCGATCCTGTGGACCAAGAAAGTCGCCTTCGGGCCGTCACGCTGCGCGGGGTGGGACTGCCTTGCCAACAAGGGCGCCCTCGCGGTGGCGCTGGCCGTACCGGGGCAGGATCGCCCGGTCGTCGTCGTCGACACGCATCTGAATGCGGCAGGCGATTCCGACGTGAAGGCGAAGCGCCAGCTTGCGGCCTACGACGGCGAAGTGGCGGTTCTCGCGCAGTTCGTGCAGGGGCTGGAGGCGGATGCCTCGGCGGTGGTGCTGGGGGGCGATTTCAACATCGGCCACTATCCTCAGCGCGGCGCGATGCTGGGCGGGGCCTTGCTCGACGGAGCAGGGTTGCAGATGGCGGCCAAGGAAAACACCTGCGGCGCGCATTGCCGCGAACCGGTGATGGACGATCTGAACTCCACTTCGCTGACCTCCACCAAGACGCTGATGGCCTATCGCGCAGCGGGCAATGCGGCCTTCGCTCCCGTCGGCGATGTGCAGGGCTTCGGCAAGGACCCGGATGGGCGCATGCTGTCCGATCACGTGGGCGTGATGGTCCACTTCGCGCTGCCGCCTGCGAAAGGGGCCGCGGCACATACGATCTGA
- a CDS encoding formate/nitrite transporter family protein: MTDETPAPPKPSTRATSAERENEAREIASGDTSLTRHERSQVDENKAFSALTMFTIIRRQGEEELRRPLLSLWWSGIAAGIGICASVFVQALLWIAFAHSPYRLEIAQLGYTVGFVIVILSRLQLFTENTLSVVLPALHKPTRERFVQWARLWAVVLVANLVGTFATALVVPALQIASPEQTAAMLEVSRHAMEASGWEAMMRGVPAGFFIAALVWMLPNAKGFELFLIMLMSWLIVAGGFTHIIAGSAEAFLLMLHGEVGVSAVFTQHLVPILAGNVLGGTGLFALLAYGQIHAEI, encoded by the coding sequence GTGACCGACGAGACGCCCGCCCCTCCCAAGCCAAGCACCCGCGCCACCTCTGCCGAGCGCGAGAACGAAGCGCGCGAGATCGCCTCGGGCGATACGTCGCTCACCCGCCACGAGCGTTCGCAGGTTGACGAGAACAAGGCGTTCTCGGCGCTGACGATGTTCACCATCATCCGCCGTCAGGGCGAGGAGGAATTGCGCCGCCCGTTGCTCTCGCTGTGGTGGTCGGGGATCGCTGCGGGAATAGGGATCTGCGCCTCGGTGTTCGTGCAGGCGCTACTGTGGATCGCCTTTGCGCATAGCCCCTATCGGCTGGAAATCGCCCAGCTTGGCTACACCGTCGGCTTCGTGATCGTGATCCTCTCACGCCTTCAGCTGTTTACCGAAAACACCTTGAGCGTCGTGCTGCCCGCGCTTCACAAGCCGACGCGCGAACGCTTCGTGCAGTGGGCACGGCTCTGGGCCGTGGTACTTGTCGCCAATCTTGTGGGCACGTTCGCGACGGCGCTGGTTGTACCCGCGCTCCAGATCGCCAGCCCGGAGCAGACCGCTGCGATGCTGGAGGTCTCGCGCCATGCCATGGAAGCATCAGGCTGGGAGGCGATGATGCGCGGCGTGCCCGCAGGGTTCTTCATCGCCGCACTGGTCTGGATGCTGCCCAATGCCAAGGGCTTCGAGCTGTTCCTGATCATGCTGATGAGCTGGCTGATCGTGGCGGGCGGCTTCACCCATATCATCGCCGGGTCCGCAGAGGCGTTTCTGCTCATGCTCCATGGCGAGGTCGGCGTAAGTGCCGTATTCACCCAGCACCTTGTGCCGATTCTGGCCGGCAACGTACTGGGCGGAACAGGCCTGTTCGCGCTGCTCGCCTATGGGCAGATTCACGCGGAAATCTGA
- a CDS encoding DUF1674 domain-containing protein: protein MGQMTERATSRSTSRPSDGFVKPAHWTTEPAPAPQTGSAVAPTSDEDPDGLSPTRYGDWVRNGIAVDF from the coding sequence ATGGGACAAATGACCGAGCGCGCAACCTCCCGCTCCACCAGCCGCCCCAGCGACGGCTTCGTGAAGCCCGCCCACTGGACCACCGAACCCGCCCCTGCCCCGCAAACGGGCAGCGCCGTAGCGCCGACTTCGGACGAAGACCCCGACGGCCTCTCCCCCACCCGCTACGGCGACTGGGTACGCAACGGCATCGCCGTCGATTTCTGA
- a CDS encoding RsmB/NOP family class I SAM-dependent RNA methyltransferase, giving the protein MDIPGLPARRAALTLIDAVLRRGETLDQAAGVALSRVRGDADRALARAIAGEVLRWKTDLDALIDSATRLPLADDAKVRAVLEIMLAQVLRLETPPHAVIATGLELLTGGPRRLAHGVFSTLTRREAKLPEVPTLPETVSGRWIARGAQIAAGLAVPPPLDLALRDPAETGSWAERLGGVSLMPGHVRLPRGSAVEHLEGFRDGGWWVQDLAAGIPARLLGTGEGRRVLDLCAAPGGKTLQLAAAGWHVTALDIAKRRMERLRENLERTGLTAEVVVGDALSWEPDAPFDAILLDAPCTATGTCRRHPDVLHRITARQIAEMQELQGKLLERASGWLKPGGTLVYAVCSMEPEEGEDVAAKSTLTPAPIRADELPEGLAPTSEGWLRTDPGMLPEAGGLDGFFVARWTK; this is encoded by the coding sequence ATGGATATTCCCGGCTTACCCGCGCGCCGTGCCGCGCTGACCCTTATCGATGCCGTGCTGCGCCGGGGCGAGACGCTCGACCAGGCGGCAGGCGTTGCCCTCTCGCGCGTACGCGGCGATGCCGACCGTGCGCTGGCCCGCGCGATCGCCGGCGAAGTGCTGCGCTGGAAGACCGATCTCGATGCCCTGATCGATTCGGCCACGCGCCTGCCCCTGGCCGACGATGCCAAGGTGCGCGCGGTTCTGGAAATCATGCTGGCACAAGTGCTGCGCCTCGAAACGCCGCCGCACGCGGTGATCGCCACGGGTCTGGAATTGCTGACCGGCGGGCCTCGACGTCTGGCGCACGGCGTGTTCTCGACCTTGACGCGCCGCGAGGCCAAGCTGCCCGAGGTGCCGACGCTGCCTGAGACGGTTTCCGGGCGCTGGATTGCGCGCGGGGCGCAGATCGCGGCAGGCCTTGCGGTGCCGCCGCCGCTTGACCTTGCCCTGCGGGATCCCGCCGAGACCGGCAGCTGGGCCGAGCGCCTTGGCGGTGTATCGCTGATGCCGGGGCATGTGCGCCTGCCGCGCGGCTCGGCGGTGGAGCATCTGGAAGGCTTCCGCGACGGTGGCTGGTGGGTGCAGGACCTTGCTGCCGGAATCCCCGCACGCCTGCTGGGTACTGGCGAAGGTCGCCGCGTGCTGGACTTGTGCGCTGCACCGGGCGGCAAGACGCTGCAACTGGCGGCGGCGGGCTGGCACGTCACTGCGCTCGACATCGCCAAGCGTCGCATGGAACGCCTGCGCGAAAACCTTGAGCGCACGGGCCTGACCGCCGAAGTCGTGGTCGGCGATGCGCTGAGCTGGGAGCCTGACGCGCCGTTCGATGCGATCCTGCTCGATGCGCCCTGCACGGCGACCGGTACGTGTCGGCGTCACCCGGACGTGCTTCACCGTATCACCGCGCGTCAGATCGCCGAGATGCAGGAGTTGCAGGGCAAACTGCTCGAACGCGCCTCGGGCTGGCTCAAGCCGGGCGGGACGCTGGTCTATGCGGTCTGTTCGATGGAGCCCGAAGAGGGCGAGGACGTGGCGGCAAAATCGACGCTGACGCCTGCGCCGATCCGCGCCGACGAACTGCCCGAAGGACTGGCGCCGACTTCCGAAGGCTGGCTGCGCACCGATCCCGGCATGCTGCCCGAAGCGGGCGGGCTGGACGGCTTCTTCGTCGCGCGCTGGACGAAGTAG
- a CDS encoding choice-of-anchor A family protein: MSFLKSATARRMATFSATCALAAGLMSAPLFADTSASLISGTDILRTWNLVVLGDLNSTSEVEGKTFVGGNLTGSSSNYQIASSVANDSTTPGLTVVGDVTGSTKNLNNGSGAVIGGNVTSGFNLNGAAQTVEVGGTISNTNVNQNTVNSGLATSNPDFVQNLQQQSSLIQTSMTDLSHQLGTLATNSTFAISGNTGTFTAQPDASGVAVFNITTADLDKIGEISFNLNGADTAIVNVSGSSITLNDNFLGGTQNLGEHVIWNFEDATSLTATTAWGGSVLAPDAAATTYNYIQGSAVFASLNQYGEMHVGTYAGTYETPSGDSTPTDPGSTSSSSGGATAVPEPGMLALMGLGFSAVALRFRRRPRKMA, encoded by the coding sequence ATGTCGTTCCTGAAGTCCGCCACCGCGCGCCGGATGGCTACCTTTTCTGCAACCTGCGCACTGGCTGCCGGCCTGATGAGCGCGCCGCTGTTCGCCGACACCTCCGCCAGCCTGATCTCGGGCACGGACATTCTGCGCACATGGAACCTCGTGGTGCTGGGCGACCTCAATTCGACGTCCGAGGTCGAGGGCAAGACCTTCGTCGGCGGCAACCTCACCGGAAGTTCCTCGAACTACCAGATTGCCTCCAGCGTCGCGAACGACAGCACCACGCCCGGCCTGACGGTGGTGGGCGATGTCACCGGCAGCACCAAGAACCTCAACAACGGTTCCGGCGCGGTGATCGGCGGCAACGTCACCAGCGGCTTCAACCTCAACGGCGCGGCGCAGACCGTCGAGGTCGGCGGCACGATCAGCAACACCAACGTCAACCAGAACACGGTCAACTCCGGGCTGGCCACCAGCAACCCGGACTTCGTGCAGAACCTGCAGCAGCAGTCGAGCCTGATCCAGACCTCGATGACCGACCTGTCGCACCAACTCGGCACGCTGGCGACCAACAGCACTTTCGCGATCAGCGGTAACACCGGCACGTTCACCGCGCAGCCCGATGCCAGCGGCGTCGCGGTGTTCAACATCACCACGGCGGACCTCGACAAGATCGGCGAGATTTCCTTCAATCTCAACGGTGCGGACACCGCGATCGTCAACGTCTCGGGTTCGTCGATCACGCTGAACGACAACTTCCTCGGCGGCACCCAGAACCTGGGCGAGCATGTGATCTGGAACTTCGAGGATGCAACCTCGCTGACCGCCACGACCGCATGGGGCGGCTCGGTACTGGCGCCCGACGCAGCGGCCACGACCTACAACTACATTCAGGGTTCGGCGGTGTTCGCCAGCCTGAACCAGTACGGCGAAATGCATGTCGGCACTTATGCGGGCACGTATGAGACACCCTCGGGCGACAGCACGCCGACCGATCCGGGCAGCACCTCGTCCTCATCGGGCGGTGCGACTGCCGTGCCGGAACCCGGCATGCTGGCGCTGATGGGCCTCGGTTTCAGCGCAGTCGCGCTGCGCTTCCGCCGCCGCCCGCGCAAAATGGCCTGA
- the msrA gene encoding peptide-methionine (S)-S-oxide reductase MsrA gives MQTAIIAGGCFWCTEAVFRDVVGVDTVESGYIGGSVPNPTYKQVCGGDTGHAEAIRVTFDETALSYGDLLDVFLGTHDPTQLNRQGNDVGTQYRSAIFPIDDAQRAESEAAIGRWNADNGAMAVTTIEGFSDGSQVAPWYPAEDYHQEYWDGEGQRNPYCLAVIPPKLMKLRKSFQNKVKG, from the coding sequence ATGCAAACGGCCATCATCGCAGGCGGATGCTTCTGGTGCACCGAGGCGGTGTTCCGCGACGTCGTGGGCGTCGACACCGTCGAAAGCGGCTATATCGGCGGCTCCGTGCCGAACCCGACCTACAAACAGGTGTGCGGCGGCGACACCGGCCATGCCGAGGCGATCCGCGTGACGTTCGACGAGACGGCGCTGTCCTACGGCGATCTGCTCGACGTGTTCCTGGGCACGCATGACCCGACGCAGCTCAACCGCCAGGGCAACGACGTAGGCACGCAGTACCGCTCGGCGATCTTCCCGATCGACGATGCGCAGCGAGCCGAATCCGAGGCCGCGATCGGCCGCTGGAACGCGGACAACGGCGCCATGGCCGTCACCACCATCGAGGGCTTCTCGGACGGTTCGCAGGTTGCTCCGTGGTATCCGGCCGAGGACTACCATCAGGAATACTGGGACGGCGAAGGTCAGCGCAATCCCTATTGCCTCGCGGTGATCCCGCCCAAGCTGATGAAGCTGCGCAAGAGCTTCCAGAACAAGGTGAAGGGCTGA
- a CDS encoding class I SAM-dependent methyltransferase, producing MQRFLESVSVGLGLGLGLNTPRGVYAQAPGPSPSTSGLALEFEALLELAVAHPSRHADRARDRYRHPAETLAFFGVRPDMRVAEYAPGDGWYSRLLAPYLAAQGHHRVLPLDPGSRLCRDWPHEEEERFDHVLVLRVMHRLLMGEEGRRELLRLRNLLKPGGLLGIEQHRAPPGAGPDHADGANGYLPQDLTIVFVAAHGFDFLDASEINANPHDRADHPGGVWSLLPTLACDPQREDAHRAIGESDRMTLLFRRRD from the coding sequence ATGCAGCGATTCCTGGAATCGGTTTCCGTAGGCCTGGGCCTCGGCCTTGGTCTCAATACCCCTCGCGGGGTCTATGCCCAGGCGCCCGGCCCCTCACCATCGACCTCGGGGCTGGCGCTGGAATTCGAGGCCCTGCTGGAACTGGCCGTCGCGCATCCCTCGCGCCATGCCGACCGGGCGCGCGACCGCTATCGTCATCCGGCAGAAACGCTGGCCTTCTTCGGCGTTCGTCCCGACATGCGCGTGGCCGAATATGCGCCCGGCGACGGCTGGTATTCGCGCCTGCTTGCGCCCTACCTTGCGGCACAGGGCCACCACCGGGTGCTGCCGCTCGATCCGGGATCGCGTCTGTGTCGCGACTGGCCGCACGAGGAGGAGGAGCGCTTCGATCATGTGCTGGTCCTGCGGGTCATGCACCGTCTGCTGATGGGCGAGGAGGGGCGCCGCGAACTGCTGCGCCTGCGCAATCTGCTCAAGCCCGGCGGTCTGCTCGGAATCGAACAGCACCGCGCGCCGCCCGGCGCCGGTCCAGACCATGCCGATGGCGCGAACGGCTATCTGCCCCAGGATCTCACCATCGTCTTCGTCGCCGCGCACGGGTTCGATTTTCTCGATGCCAGCGAGATCAATGCCAATCCGCACGACCGTGCCGATCATCCCGGCGGCGTGTGGTCGCTGCTGCCCACGCTCGCCTGCGATCCCCAGCGCGAGGACGCGCATCGCGCCATCGGCGAGAGTGACCGCATGACGCTTCTGTTCCGGCGGCGGGACTGA
- the aguB gene encoding N-carbamoylputrescine amidase, producing MTQITVAALQLALGSADEGENIAAVSALVEEAAAKGASLVLPPELFSGPYFCKTEEEELFATARPTLEHPSVIAMRALAAKLKITIPTSFFERDGHHYYNTLAMIGPDGEIMGTYRKSHIPDGPGYEEKYYFRPGNDGFKAWDVPHAGGVTRIGVGVCWDQWYPECARVMALMGAELLLYPTAIGSEPYDASLDTSRMWRRAMVGHSVSNCMPVIAANRIGVERECNTEQTFYGHSFITDEWGDYVTEYGREETGVLVATLDLARAAKHRAGMGFFRDRRPQLYTRITQDI from the coding sequence ATGACCCAGATTACCGTCGCTGCCCTGCAACTGGCCCTTGGCTCTGCCGATGAGGGCGAGAACATCGCGGCCGTCTCGGCGCTGGTCGAGGAGGCCGCGGCAAAGGGCGCCTCGCTGGTGCTGCCGCCCGAGCTGTTCTCCGGCCCCTATTTCTGCAAGACCGAGGAAGAGGAGCTGTTCGCGACGGCACGCCCGACGCTCGAACATCCCTCGGTGATCGCAATGCGCGCGCTCGCCGCGAAGCTGAAGATCACCATCCCCACCAGCTTCTTCGAGCGCGACGGGCACCACTATTACAATACCCTCGCCATGATCGGCCCCGATGGCGAGATCATGGGTACCTATCGCAAGAGCCATATCCCGGACGGTCCGGGCTATGAGGAGAAGTACTATTTCCGCCCCGGCAATGACGGGTTCAAGGCCTGGGACGTGCCCCATGCAGGCGGCGTGACCCGTATCGGCGTGGGCGTATGCTGGGACCAGTGGTATCCCGAGTGCGCGCGGGTGATGGCCTTGATGGGCGCCGAACTGCTGCTCTATCCCACCGCGATCGGCTCCGAGCCCTACGATGCCAGCCTCGACACCTCGCGGATGTGGCGCCGGGCGATGGTGGGCCATTCGGTGTCGAACTGCATGCCGGTGATCGCCGCGAACCGCATCGGCGTGGAGCGCGAGTGTAACACCGAGCAGACGTTCTACGGTCACTCGTTCATCACCGACGAGTGGGGCGATTACGTTACCGAATATGGCCGCGAGGAGACCGGAGTTCTTGTCGCGACGCTCGATCTCGCCCGCGCCGCAAAGCATCGCGCCGGCATGGGCTTTTTCCGCGACCGGCGTCCGCAACTCTACACCCGCATTACGCAGGATATCTGA
- the folK gene encoding 2-amino-4-hydroxy-6-hydroxymethyldihydropteridine diphosphokinase: MHHYLIALGSNRRHPQYGLPRRVLTAALDALSTAGLRIEAASPLLESAPIGPSLRRYANGAAVVASDLEPEPLLDLLLEIEAQFGRKRRGQAWSSRVLDLDVVLWSGGAYAGDHLVIPHPLYRRRDFVLAPARRIAPHWRDPLSGLTPRHHHARLTKRRKLPR; this comes from the coding sequence ATGCACCACTATCTGATCGCGCTCGGCTCGAACCGGCGGCATCCCCAATACGGCCTCCCGCGCCGGGTGCTGACTGCGGCGCTCGACGCGCTGTCGACAGCAGGCCTGCGGATAGAGGCTGCCTCGCCACTGCTGGAAAGTGCGCCCATTGGCCCGTCGCTGCGCCGCTACGCGAATGGTGCCGCGGTCGTCGCCAGCGATCTGGAGCCCGAGCCGCTGCTCGACCTGCTGCTGGAGATCGAGGCACAATTCGGTCGCAAGCGGCGCGGGCAGGCATGGAGCAGCCGCGTGCTCGATCTCGACGTGGTGCTGTGGAGCGGCGGCGCCTATGCGGGCGATCACCTCGTGATTCCGCACCCGCTCTACCGCCGCCGCGATTTCGTACTGGCACCGGCACGCCGCATCGCCCCTCACTGGCGCGACCCGTTGAGCGGACTTACCCCCAGACATCATCATGCCCGCTTGACCAAGCGCCGCAAGCTGCCTAGGTGA
- a CDS encoding tyrosine-type recombinase/integrase yields MALWKRANIYYVKLTAPDGTLLRHSTGTTDRKKAREYHDKLKAQLWDLAKLKQKPKRTWDEAALRWLQEKKHKKSYADDVFRIRFFTRFLRGKTLDQVSRDMIDGIITRHLAKTAPRTRDLYVALIRAIFRIAMREWEWIETMPAFKTYVRNEQPRVRWLTHAQAERLLAELPEHQQDMMLFALATGLRQGNIRRLTWDQVDLRRRIVMIAHGETKNGNALGVPLNDLAMAVLTRRKEKQTDHVFTYRGMPINQVNTKAWKDALKRAGITNFRWHDLRHTWASWLRQNDVPTWVLQELGGWKSDTMVRRYAHMSVKHLQPFADQLIFEGTKPIGQVFEKSEGQGHKNGHTASRPRLYLVK; encoded by the coding sequence ATGGCACTCTGGAAGCGTGCAAACATATACTACGTCAAACTCACAGCACCGGACGGAACGCTCCTTAGACATTCTACTGGAACGACCGACCGGAAAAAGGCCCGGGAATACCACGACAAGCTGAAAGCCCAGCTGTGGGATCTTGCCAAGCTCAAGCAGAAGCCGAAGCGAACATGGGACGAAGCGGCTTTACGGTGGTTGCAGGAAAAGAAGCACAAGAAGTCCTACGCGGACGACGTGTTTCGGATCCGGTTCTTCACCCGTTTCCTGCGCGGCAAGACATTGGACCAGGTGAGCCGGGACATGATCGATGGGATCATCACGCGCCATCTCGCAAAGACTGCGCCGCGAACAAGGGATCTCTATGTGGCGCTCATTCGCGCCATTTTCCGGATCGCGATGCGGGAATGGGAATGGATCGAGACGATGCCTGCGTTCAAGACCTATGTCAGAAACGAGCAGCCTCGTGTACGCTGGTTGACGCATGCACAGGCTGAGCGGCTTCTGGCCGAGTTACCGGAGCACCAGCAGGACATGATGTTGTTCGCGCTCGCAACTGGATTGCGACAAGGCAACATCAGGCGCCTGACCTGGGACCAGGTCGATCTTCGTCGCCGGATCGTGATGATCGCGCACGGCGAGACGAAGAACGGCAATGCGTTGGGCGTCCCGCTCAACGACCTGGCCATGGCGGTTCTGACGAGGCGTAAGGAAAAACAGACGGACCACGTTTTCACCTATCGGGGAATGCCGATCAACCAGGTGAACACCAAGGCGTGGAAGGATGCGCTCAAACGGGCCGGGATCACCAATTTTCGTTGGCACGATCTGCGACACACCTGGGCGAGTTGGCTCCGGCAAAATGATGTCCCCACATGGGTACTTCAGGAGCTGGGAGGTTGGAAATCGGACACGATGGTGCGTCGCTATGCGCACATGTCGGTCAAGCATTTACAACCCTTTGCCGACCAACTGATTTTCGAGGGCACAAAGCCGATTGGCCAAGTGTTTGAAAAGTCAGAAGGGCAAGGTCACAAAAATGGTCACACCGCGAGCCGTCCCCGGCTCTATCTGGTGAAATGA